Proteins encoded within one genomic window of Akkermansiaceae bacterium:
- a CDS encoding cytochrome P450, whose amino-acid sequence MKRHAPSPRGGFLTGHLHRIRHDVLGLLEESTRDHGDIVRFKVGPLVFHLLNHPDHVSHVMIRNRRNYDKASRSSENIGLICGESLLTSNGPAWQLSRRTIQPMFHRSAVAGFVSSIAGCTRDMLDGWKGKEETDAASEMMKLTFRVVGQCLFGADLGREAETVESSMHRMMLHTYHRWRSLLPPPANWPTPANLRFRRSLAEVDGIISRLIAAQRADPPETPNLLSMLLHGEDEETGAALGDRAVRNEAITFLLAGHETTANGLAWTLYLLCRHPEWITRIREEFDAICGNRTPTMEDLPKLVDTLHVFEESIRLYPPIWAMERRAISDDEIGGYHIPRNSGVILSPYMLHRHPDFWEDPEAFRPDRFLKRDHESYYPFGAGPRFCIGSEFALAEARVILPMILREFDLEEMPGQTIEAEPSITLRMKNGFRVRLRARKR is encoded by the coding sequence ATGAAGCGCCACGCACCATCCCCACGCGGCGGCTTTCTGACAGGGCACCTGCACCGCATCCGCCACGATGTGCTGGGCCTGCTGGAGGAAAGCACGCGCGACCACGGGGACATCGTCCGCTTCAAGGTGGGGCCGCTGGTTTTCCACCTGCTCAACCACCCGGACCACGTGTCGCACGTGATGATCCGCAACCGCAGGAACTACGACAAGGCGTCCCGCAGTTCCGAAAACATCGGCCTCATCTGCGGGGAAAGCCTGCTCACCTCCAACGGTCCCGCGTGGCAACTGAGCCGCCGCACCATCCAGCCGATGTTCCACCGCAGCGCGGTCGCCGGATTCGTCTCCAGCATCGCCGGATGCACCCGTGACATGCTGGACGGATGGAAAGGAAAAGAGGAAACGGACGCGGCGTCGGAGATGATGAAGCTGACCTTCCGCGTGGTGGGACAGTGCCTTTTCGGAGCGGACCTGGGGCGGGAGGCGGAGACGGTGGAAAGCTCCATGCACCGCATGATGCTCCACACCTACCACCGCTGGCGCAGCCTCCTCCCCCCTCCCGCGAACTGGCCGACACCGGCGAACCTGCGTTTCCGCAGATCGCTCGCGGAGGTGGACGGCATCATTTCCCGGCTCATCGCCGCGCAGCGGGCGGACCCGCCGGAAACACCCAACCTGCTGTCCATGCTGCTCCACGGCGAGGATGAGGAAACGGGTGCCGCGCTGGGCGACCGGGCCGTACGGAACGAGGCCATCACCTTTCTCCTCGCCGGGCATGAGACGACCGCCAACGGGCTGGCGTGGACGCTCTACTTGCTCTGTCGGCATCCGGAATGGATCACCCGCATCCGGGAGGAATTCGACGCCATCTGCGGAAACCGTACGCCCACCATGGAGGACCTGCCGAAGCTGGTGGACACGCTGCACGTCTTCGAGGAAAGCATCCGCCTTTACCCACCGATCTGGGCGATGGAACGCCGGGCCATTTCCGATGACGAGATCGGCGGCTACCACATCCCGCGGAACTCCGGCGTCATTCTCAGCCCCTACATGCTGCACCGGCATCCGGACTTCTGGGAGGACCCGGAGGCCTTCCGGCCCGACCGGTTCCTGAAGCGTGACCATGAATCCTACTACCCCTTCGGCGCGGGCCCGCGTTTCTGCATCGGCAGTGAATTCGCGCTCGCGGAAGCCCGCGTGATCCTGCCGATGATCCTGCGGGAATTCGACCTGGAGGAGATGCCCGGCCAGACCATCGAGGCGGAGCCGTCGATCACCCTGCGGATGAAGAATGGATTCCGGGTGAGGTTGAGGGCGAGAAAAAGGTAG
- a CDS encoding SGNH/GDSL hydrolase family protein, with protein MTTTRRRFLASASAFTLGAAGWMRAAETGTANAFSPIKGKLAAGKDAVLFINGDSTSYEPNGPYFLFAKAIGEAMDCKVVMHRWGEWEMGKPSGPKQYEAPVTLRDKGKATLTVYLATLPGASATEMFVNARRAQAIDAIPQPDCCILHHGHNMLGAFQSLPGDRTSLCGWLFAAIGMTSLKWPGVPQVITNQNAWKRVDNYKRALESIQTVAALHPSLTLVDSHTAFVTAGMTDDLYRNNDVIHPSDGPSNHKGADLVAAALMSAWTSAAAGQAFTTPSWPAMPDKGLVDWAELPDRKDADATKSADGSGLEVNFRNPEASIGKKFSAGEIATLSGKTISISALVDVPPKMRVTGSFHCKCEGEPRVFILRSGGFTNGRMLLVCAGIQVDADQGGMPVELKFSSAVVPNEPFVGGPLRITNVKITEGGLPKGGGI; from the coding sequence ATGACCACGACCCGCCGCCGCTTCCTCGCCTCCGCAAGTGCCTTCACCCTCGGAGCCGCCGGATGGATGCGGGCGGCGGAAACGGGGACCGCGAACGCGTTCTCCCCCATCAAGGGCAAGCTGGCCGCGGGAAAGGATGCCGTCCTTTTCATCAACGGCGACAGCACCTCCTATGAGCCGAACGGACCATATTTCCTCTTCGCCAAGGCCATCGGAGAGGCGATGGACTGCAAGGTGGTGATGCACCGCTGGGGCGAATGGGAGATGGGCAAGCCGAGCGGCCCGAAGCAATACGAAGCCCCCGTCACGCTGCGTGACAAAGGCAAGGCGACGCTCACCGTTTATCTGGCCACCCTGCCCGGTGCCTCCGCCACGGAGATGTTCGTCAACGCCCGCCGGGCGCAGGCGATCGACGCCATCCCCCAGCCGGACTGCTGCATCCTCCACCACGGGCACAACATGCTTGGGGCATTCCAGTCGCTGCCGGGTGACAGGACGTCCCTTTGCGGCTGGCTTTTCGCCGCCATCGGCATGACGTCGCTGAAATGGCCGGGCGTGCCCCAGGTCATCACGAACCAGAACGCGTGGAAGCGGGTGGACAACTACAAGCGGGCGCTGGAGTCCATCCAGACGGTCGCCGCCCTGCATCCATCGCTCACACTGGTGGACTCCCACACGGCCTTTGTCACCGCCGGGATGACGGATGACCTTTACCGGAACAACGACGTCATCCACCCCAGCGATGGTCCGTCCAACCACAAGGGCGCGGACCTGGTGGCGGCGGCACTGATGTCCGCCTGGACCTCCGCCGCGGCGGGGCAGGCGTTCACCACCCCATCATGGCCCGCGATGCCGGACAAGGGATTGGTCGATTGGGCGGAGCTTCCGGACAGGAAAGACGCCGATGCCACGAAATCGGCGGATGGTAGCGGGCTGGAGGTGAACTTCAGGAATCCGGAGGCATCCATCGGCAAGAAATTCTCCGCCGGAGAGATCGCCACCCTCAGCGGAAAAACCATCAGCATTTCCGCGCTGGTGGACGTGCCGCCGAAGATGCGGGTGACGGGCAGCTTCCACTGCAAGTGCGAGGGAGAGCCCCGAGTCTTCATCCTGCGCAGCGGTGGCTTCACCAATGGCCGGATGCTGCTGGTGTGCGCGGGCATCCAGGTGGACGCCGACCAGGGCGGCATGCCGGTGGAGCTGAAGTTCTCCTCCGCCGTCGTCCCCAACGAGCCGTTCGTGGGAGGCCCGCTGCGGATCACAAACGTGAAGATCACGGAAGGCGGACTGCCGAAGGGTGGCGGAATTTAA
- a CDS encoding nuclear transport factor 2 family protein yields the protein MFRFLRALVPAIALLLSHTARAQDAAEPMDPDHVELRALKDQLVKGINEGNMDIIDPLLHPDVVVTWQDGQVCKGPAAIRRFYADMAAKSKKTFQGYKVPPTADEPTILHAGNNAGVAYGYNVGVFHLAGKDFEMHNRWTATMVKQDGKWLLSSYHVSMNVLDNPLLNAVKVVAIAGSAIALVVGLFIGRALGRRRKD from the coding sequence ATGTTCCGATTCCTCCGCGCCCTCGTTCCGGCCATCGCTCTTCTCCTCTCCCACACCGCCCGCGCGCAGGATGCCGCGGAGCCGATGGACCCCGATCATGTCGAGCTGCGCGCGCTGAAGGACCAACTGGTGAAGGGGATCAACGAGGGGAACATGGACATCATCGATCCGCTGCTGCATCCCGACGTGGTGGTCACCTGGCAGGACGGCCAGGTGTGCAAGGGCCCGGCGGCCATCCGCAGGTTCTACGCGGACATGGCGGCGAAGTCGAAGAAGACCTTCCAGGGCTACAAGGTGCCGCCGACGGCGGATGAGCCGACCATCCTCCACGCGGGCAACAACGCGGGCGTCGCCTATGGCTACAACGTCGGCGTCTTCCACCTCGCGGGGAAAGACTTCGAGATGCACAACCGCTGGACCGCCACCATGGTGAAGCAGGACGGCAAGTGGCTGCTCTCCAGCTACCACGTTTCCATGAACGTCCTGGACAACCCGCTGCTCAACGCGGTGAAGGTGGTGGCCATCGCCGGTTCCGCCATTGCCCTGGTCGTGGGACTGTTCATCGGGCGGGCGCTTGGCCGCAGGCGGAAAGATTGA
- a CDS encoding sulfotransferase, with the protein MTARLKHRWSIGHNYLSGITAGDWWRLLNANRFGVDAVYWHRAAVISLLSLFNSFHRRREERLFDEKIAATEIKRPPLFILGHWRSGTTHLHNLLAQDDVNFAFANTYQVVNPHTFLTTEEANTRRFAWMIPDKRPMDNMALSFESPQEDEFAPLLISLMSSYLGVSFPRREAFYNRYLTFDEASREETWQWMEAFRWFIKKLTLKYGRALLLKSPPHTARIRLLLEMFPDARFVHIHRRPDEVFQSFRHYYDTAMWHTYLQRPDRGGIDEEIIARYRELYGAFFRDLPLIPPGNFHEVAFDDVERDPMGTVEGIYKALGIPAWEDASGKISRYVSTLDGYEKNRLTTLTAAEKEKLRSEWGGIYQRWGYDIP; encoded by the coding sequence TTGACCGCCAGACTAAAACACCGCTGGAGCATCGGCCACAACTACCTTTCCGGAATCACCGCTGGCGATTGGTGGCGGCTTCTCAACGCCAACCGCTTCGGGGTGGATGCGGTCTACTGGCACCGGGCCGCGGTCATCTCCCTGCTCAGCCTTTTCAACTCCTTCCACCGCCGCAGGGAGGAGCGGCTGTTCGATGAAAAGATCGCGGCGACGGAGATCAAGCGACCGCCCCTTTTCATCCTCGGCCACTGGCGCAGCGGCACCACCCATCTCCACAACCTGCTGGCGCAGGATGATGTGAACTTCGCCTTCGCGAACACCTATCAGGTGGTGAACCCGCACACCTTCCTGACGACGGAGGAGGCGAACACGCGCCGCTTTGCCTGGATGATCCCGGACAAGCGGCCCATGGACAACATGGCGCTCAGCTTCGAGTCGCCGCAGGAAGATGAATTCGCGCCGCTGCTCATCAGCCTGATGTCCTCCTATCTGGGCGTGTCATTCCCCCGCCGCGAAGCATTCTACAACCGCTACCTGACCTTCGATGAAGCGTCGCGGGAGGAAACCTGGCAGTGGATGGAGGCGTTCCGTTGGTTCATCAAGAAACTCACGCTGAAATACGGTCGCGCGCTGCTGCTGAAATCCCCCCCTCACACAGCCCGCATCCGCCTGCTGCTGGAGATGTTTCCGGACGCGAGGTTCGTTCACATCCACCGCAGGCCGGATGAGGTCTTCCAGTCGTTCCGCCACTACTATGACACGGCGATGTGGCACACCTACCTGCAACGCCCGGACCGCGGCGGCATTGATGAAGAGATCATCGCCCGCTACCGGGAGCTGTATGGCGCGTTCTTCCGCGACCTGCCGCTGATCCCGCCGGGGAACTTCCATGAGGTGGCCTTCGATGACGTGGAGCGGGATCCCATGGGAACCGTGGAGGGCATCTACAAGGCGCTGGGCATCCCCGCGTGGGAGGATGCTTCAGGAAAGATCAGCCGCTACGTTTCCACCCTGGATGGGTATGAGAAAAACCGCCTGACGACCCTGACCGCTGCTGAAAAGGAAAAGCTCCGCTCGGAGTGGGGCGGCATCTACCAACGCTGGGGCTACGACATCCCATGA
- a CDS encoding AMP-binding protein, whose protein sequence is MNLVALLAERAAEHPDRPALVDSANGVDRIVTYRELMERVAGGASFLKRSGLKRGDTVLLLHPVSIELYEFLLAAFHLGVRAMLADPSGGRAFISLCCQRVRLAAFFGSWKAQAFGMVIPEIRKCPMRFRTGAWFPRTMKWRTDATPHELVDVPEDEPALITFTSGSTGVPKAAVRTHGFLLAQHRALSRSLDFRDGEVDLITLPVFVLANLASGLTSVLAATNLAKPGSPDTAAVLSQCARHAVTRCAASPAFFEAFLRSPDGLPPLRRIYTGGAPVFPDLLRRLRKALPDAEIHSVFGSTEAEPIAHHHPDEEAAALTKEGAGLCSGVPVAEISLRVIRDHWGTPLGPMDAVAFDGLEQTQGQAGEIVVSGDHVLPGYLGGLGDRETKVHVDGTIWHRTGDAGWLDAQGRVWLLGRCAEKLPAFPSSGGLPADAFRYPFAIECALRESFPGIRMATLEWKGERLLVVGKILSAEEHAAISEMATSFGMQRIVNLPELPLDRRHNAKIDYPALRKLLESI, encoded by the coding sequence TGGTCGCACTGTTGGCGGAGCGTGCGGCGGAACATCCGGACCGTCCGGCGCTGGTCGATTCCGCAAACGGAGTGGACCGGATCGTGACCTACCGGGAGCTGATGGAGCGCGTGGCGGGTGGTGCTTCCTTTCTCAAGCGGAGCGGCCTGAAACGCGGCGACACCGTCCTGCTTCTCCATCCGGTGTCCATCGAGCTTTACGAATTCCTGCTCGCCGCATTCCACCTCGGTGTGCGGGCCATGCTGGCGGATCCGTCCGGTGGCAGGGCCTTCATCTCGCTGTGCTGCCAGCGGGTGAGGCTCGCCGCGTTCTTCGGTTCATGGAAGGCACAGGCATTCGGCATGGTCATCCCGGAGATCCGGAAATGCCCGATGCGCTTCCGCACCGGTGCATGGTTTCCCCGCACGATGAAGTGGCGGACGGATGCCACTCCCCATGAGCTGGTGGATGTCCCGGAGGATGAACCGGCGCTCATCACCTTCACCAGTGGCAGCACGGGTGTGCCAAAGGCGGCGGTCAGGACGCACGGCTTTCTGCTCGCCCAACACCGCGCGCTTTCTAGGTCGCTCGACTTCCGTGACGGCGAGGTTGATCTGATCACGCTGCCCGTCTTCGTGCTGGCGAACCTGGCTTCCGGCCTCACCAGTGTCCTCGCGGCGACGAACCTGGCGAAGCCCGGCTCTCCCGATACGGCGGCGGTCCTCAGCCAATGCGCGCGCCATGCCGTCACCCGTTGCGCCGCATCACCCGCATTCTTCGAGGCGTTTCTGCGATCTCCTGACGGCCTGCCGCCGCTGCGGCGCATCTACACCGGCGGCGCGCCGGTCTTTCCCGACCTGCTGCGGCGGCTCCGCAAGGCCCTGCCGGACGCGGAGATCCATTCCGTCTTCGGCTCAACGGAAGCGGAACCCATCGCCCATCACCATCCGGATGAGGAAGCCGCCGCCCTGACGAAGGAAGGCGCGGGCCTCTGTTCCGGTGTGCCTGTCGCGGAGATTTCGCTGCGCGTCATCAGGGATCACTGGGGCACGCCGCTGGGGCCGATGGATGCCGTGGCCTTCGATGGGCTGGAGCAGACGCAGGGTCAGGCGGGCGAGATCGTTGTCAGCGGGGACCACGTGCTGCCCGGCTATCTGGGCGGGCTGGGTGACCGGGAGACGAAGGTCCATGTGGACGGAACTATCTGGCACCGCACCGGGGACGCCGGATGGTTGGATGCACAGGGCAGGGTCTGGTTGCTCGGGCGTTGCGCGGAAAAGCTGCCCGCATTCCCTTCTTCCGGTGGATTGCCGGCGGATGCGTTCCGCTATCCATTCGCCATCGAGTGCGCCCTCCGGGAAAGCTTTCCCGGCATCCGTATGGCCACGCTGGAGTGGAAGGGCGAGCGTCTGCTGGTGGTGGGGAAAATCCTTTCGGCGGAGGAACACGCCGCGATTTCCGAAATGGCGACGTCGTTCGGGATGCAGCGGATCGTCAACCTGCCGGAACTGCCGCTCGACCGCAGGCACAACGCGAAGATCGACTATCCGGCGTTGAGGAAGCTGCTGGAAAGTATCTAG